The genomic DNA ATTTAACGAAGGCGCACTGAAAAAAGCGGTCGCGTTTGGCTTAGCCATTGATGCAGAGATTGGAAAGAAATCGGTTTTTGATCGTAAAAACTATTTTTACCCAGATTTGCCCAAAGGTTATCAGGTGACCCAAATGGATCACCCCATTGTTGGGGTGGGTCATGTCGACATTACCACTGAAGAAGGTGAGCAATTTCGAATTGGTGTAACGCGCGCGCACTTAGAGGAAGACGCTGGTAAGTCTTTACACGAAGACTTTGCCGGCCATTCGGGTATCGATTTAAACCGAGCCGGAACACCACTGCTAGAAATAGTGTCAGAACCGGATATTCGCAACGCGAAACAAGCGATCGCCTATCTTAAGAAAATACACAGTATTATCACCTATATTGGAATTTCTGATGGCGATATGTCTCAAGGCTCAATGCGTTGTGACGTGAACATTTCTTTGCGACCTAAGGGTCAGAAAGAATTTGGCACGCGAACTGAGCTGAAAAACTTAAACTCATTTAAGTTTATTGAAAAAGCCATCCACAGCGAAGTTGAGCGCCAGATGGACATCTTAGAGGATGGAGGCAAAATCACTCAAGAGACTCGCTTGTACGATGCAGACAAAAACGAGACGCGACCAATGCGTAGCAAAGAGTTTGCAAACGACTATCGCTATTTTCCTGAGCCAGACTTACTCCCGGTCATAATCGATGATGCTTACATTTCAGAGGTAAAAGCAGAGCTGCCAGAGCTACCAGACGCGAAAATAGCGCGCTTCAAAGCTGACTTAGGGCTGACTGAATACGATGCCACAGTACTGTCTGCCAATCGCGTCATGGCCGATTACTTCGAACAGGCCTCACAAGTCTCTGGCGATGCCAAACTTGCGGCAAACTGGTGTATGGGAGAACTGTCAAAATTCTTGAATCAATCCGATTTAAGTATAGAGCAGTGCCCGATCAGTGCGGAAGATCTAGGTCTATTGTTAGCTCGCATCAAAGACAATACGATTTCTGGAAAAATCGCAAAGACCGTATTCCAAGCCATGACTCAAGGTGAAGGAACGGCGGATGACATCATTGAAGCTAAGGGGTTAAAGCAGGTTACCGATACTGGTGCTATTGAAGCCATGGTCGATGAAGTGATCGCTGCCAACCAAGGTCAATTTGAAGAAATGAAAGCCGGCAAAGATAAATTGATGGGCTTTTTCGTTGGTCAGGTAATGAAGGTATCGAAGGGTCA from Reinekea marina includes the following:
- the gatB gene encoding Asp-tRNA(Asn)/Glu-tRNA(Gln) amidotransferase subunit GatB, giving the protein MQWETVIGLEIHVQLSTQSKIFSGSSTQFGAEPNTQASAIDLALPGVLPVFNEGALKKAVAFGLAIDAEIGKKSVFDRKNYFYPDLPKGYQVTQMDHPIVGVGHVDITTEEGEQFRIGVTRAHLEEDAGKSLHEDFAGHSGIDLNRAGTPLLEIVSEPDIRNAKQAIAYLKKIHSIITYIGISDGDMSQGSMRCDVNISLRPKGQKEFGTRTELKNLNSFKFIEKAIHSEVERQMDILEDGGKITQETRLYDADKNETRPMRSKEFANDYRYFPEPDLLPVIIDDAYISEVKAELPELPDAKIARFKADLGLTEYDATVLSANRVMADYFEQASQVSGDAKLAANWCMGELSKFLNQSDLSIEQCPISAEDLGLLLARIKDNTISGKIAKTVFQAMTQGEGTADDIIEAKGLKQVTDTGAIEAMVDEVIAANQGQFEEMKAGKDKLMGFFVGQVMKVSKGQANPGQVNQIIKAKLNA